A window of the Streptomyces sp. NBC_00250 genome harbors these coding sequences:
- a CDS encoding DNA cytosine methyltransferase, which produces MPDLFAGPGGIDVAARQLGIPLTGIERDPGAVATRRAAGLPTIHGNVRDYRPVDCDENVLAAGPPCQTFSIGGTGKGRAVLDLLVDTVQLAGDRLWVTTPATLDERTALVLEPLRWILDAIRDRHPYRAIVLEQVPAVLPIWQAYAKVLEARGYHVACGVLNAEEYGVPQTRKRAALVARLDGPVALPAPTHRPYRKGVPRCDGDPALKPWVSMADALPGRSPFTVVSNYGTGGDPKARGRRDCDEPAFTVTGKISRFRLVDADGRELERFSHAEAGQLQGFPAGYPWSGRDISQQIGNACPPPLAHALLTAAAA; this is translated from the coding sequence GTGCCCGACCTGTTCGCCGGCCCCGGAGGCATCGACGTAGCTGCCCGCCAGCTCGGCATCCCGCTCACCGGGATCGAGCGGGACCCCGGTGCTGTCGCCACCCGCCGCGCGGCCGGACTGCCCACCATCCACGGCAACGTCCGCGACTACCGGCCCGTCGACTGCGACGAGAACGTCCTTGCTGCCGGCCCGCCCTGCCAGACCTTCAGCATCGGCGGCACCGGCAAGGGCCGCGCCGTCCTCGACCTCCTCGTCGACACCGTGCAGCTGGCCGGGGACCGGCTCTGGGTCACGACGCCCGCCACGCTCGACGAGCGAACCGCCCTCGTGCTGGAGCCGCTGCGGTGGATCCTCGACGCCATCCGGGACCGCCACCCATACCGCGCGATCGTCCTGGAGCAGGTCCCCGCGGTCCTGCCGATCTGGCAGGCCTACGCCAAGGTGCTGGAAGCCCGCGGCTACCACGTCGCCTGCGGGGTCCTGAACGCCGAGGAGTACGGCGTACCCCAGACCCGGAAGCGCGCCGCCCTGGTGGCCCGCCTGGACGGCCCCGTGGCCCTGCCCGCGCCGACGCACCGCCCGTACCGGAAGGGTGTCCCGCGGTGCGACGGCGACCCGGCCCTGAAGCCGTGGGTGTCCATGGCCGACGCGCTGCCCGGCCGGAGCCCGTTCACCGTCGTGTCGAACTACGGCACCGGCGGAGACCCCAAGGCGCGCGGCCGACGCGACTGCGACGAGCCCGCGTTCACCGTCACCGGAAAGATCAGCCGCTTCCGGCTCGTCGACGCCGACGGGCGTGAGCTCGAACGGTTCAGCCACGCGGAGGCCGGCCAACTCCAGGGCTTCCCTGCCGGCTACCCGTGGTCCGGCCGCGACATCTCGCAGCAGATCGGCAACGCCTGCCCGCCGCCGCTCGCCCACGCGCTGCTCACCGCAGCCGCCGCCTGA
- a CDS encoding DNA-methyltransferase: protein MTEPYYVDEAATLHLGDSLDILPTLADASIDAIITDPPYEIGVAGHAWDSTGIAYSVPLWTECLRVLKPGGHLLAFGAPRTYHRMAVAVEDAGFRIIDQLDWIYTHGKPKGTDLARAIDRRRDDREQVLQVTAWLKAARDAAGWTNARLNDLFGFAAGGQSQHWTTQGVAATVPTREQWERLVDALCLDDSEIRPLVEELWARKGTVGDAFGQREVISEQRGTVRDTGHYKGYSGHRVKSRAASNEARRWEGWNTTLRPAHDPILLARKGTGFDTLTASVLKHGTGGLNVAASQASGGGWPTNILLGHDCPPGRCSSGCPVRETGAAARSFPVFRLESRTPATERVEVDGVHHDTPKPLGLMRWLVRLVTPPGGLVLDPFTGSGTTLLAALDEGARAIGIEQYEPYARITTARLDARHPSLFDTA, encoded by the coding sequence ATGACCGAGCCGTACTACGTCGACGAGGCGGCGACCCTCCACCTCGGTGACAGCCTCGACATCCTCCCCACCCTGGCCGACGCCAGCATCGACGCGATCATCACCGACCCGCCTTACGAGATTGGCGTAGCCGGCCACGCCTGGGACTCCACCGGCATCGCCTACTCCGTCCCTCTGTGGACCGAGTGCCTGCGCGTCCTCAAGCCCGGCGGACACCTTCTCGCCTTTGGGGCCCCGCGGACCTACCACCGCATGGCCGTCGCCGTTGAGGACGCCGGATTCCGCATCATCGACCAGCTCGACTGGATCTACACCCACGGCAAGCCGAAAGGCACGGACCTTGCCCGCGCGATCGACCGGCGCCGCGACGACCGCGAGCAGGTACTGCAGGTCACCGCATGGCTGAAGGCGGCCCGCGACGCGGCAGGTTGGACCAACGCCCGGCTGAACGACCTGTTCGGGTTCGCCGCTGGCGGGCAGTCCCAGCACTGGACCACGCAAGGCGTTGCGGCCACTGTGCCGACCCGCGAACAGTGGGAACGCCTTGTCGATGCCCTTTGTCTGGATGACTCCGAAATCCGCCCCCTGGTGGAAGAACTCTGGGCGCGGAAGGGCACGGTCGGCGACGCGTTCGGTCAGCGTGAGGTCATCAGCGAGCAGCGTGGAACGGTGCGAGACACGGGGCACTACAAGGGCTACTCCGGGCACCGCGTCAAGTCCCGTGCCGCGTCCAACGAGGCCCGCCGCTGGGAGGGATGGAACACCACCCTGCGGCCCGCGCACGACCCGATCCTCCTCGCCCGCAAGGGAACCGGATTCGACACCCTCACCGCCTCCGTCCTCAAGCACGGCACCGGCGGCCTGAACGTGGCCGCCAGCCAGGCGTCCGGCGGCGGCTGGCCGACGAACATTCTCCTCGGCCACGACTGCCCGCCCGGCCGGTGCTCGTCCGGGTGCCCCGTCCGCGAGACCGGGGCCGCGGCCCGCTCCTTCCCTGTCTTCCGCCTGGAGTCCCGTACCCCGGCCACCGAACGCGTCGAGGTCGACGGCGTCCACCACGACACCCCCAAGCCCCTCGGCCTGATGCGGTGGCTCGTCCGCCTCGTCACCCCGCCCGGCGGTCTGGTCCTCGACCCGTTCACCGGCTCGGGCACCACCCTCCTCGCGGCCCTCGACGAAGGCGCCCGCGCGATCGGCATCGAGCAGTACGAGCCCTACGCCCGCATCACCACCGCCCGGCTGGACGCCCGGCATCCCAGCCTCTTCGACACCGCCTGA